A DNA window from Trichosurus vulpecula isolate mTriVul1 chromosome 2, mTriVul1.pri, whole genome shotgun sequence contains the following coding sequences:
- the TAGLN gene encoding transgelin produces MANKGPSYGMSREVQSKIEKKYDDELEERLVEWIIVQCGSDVGRPDRGRLGFQVWLKNGVILSKLVNSLHPDGSKPVKVPENPPTMVFKQMEQVAQFLKAAEEYGVTKTDMFQTVDLFEGKDLAAVQRTLMALGSLAVTKNDGHYRGDPNWFMKKAQEHKREFTDSQLQEGKHVIGLQMGSNRGASQAGMTGYGRPRQIIS; encoded by the exons ATGGCAAACAAGGGCCCCTCCTATGGCATGAGCCGGGAAGTACAGTCTAAAATTGAGAAGAAATATGATGATGAACTAGAGGAACGGTTGGTGGAATGGATTATTGTGCAGTGTGGCTCTGATGTGGGCCGTCCTGATCGAGGGCGACTGGGCTTCCAAGTCTGGCTGAAGAATGGTGTG ATCCTGAGCAAGCTGGTGAATAGCCTGCACCCTGACGGTTCCAAGCCAGTGAAGGTACCTGAGAACCCACCCACCATGGTCTTCAAGCAGATGGAACAGGTGGCTCAGTTCCTGAAGGCAGCTGAGGAATATGGGGTCACCAAGACTGACATGTTCCAGACTGTTGACCTCTTTGAAG gTAAAGACCTGGCAGCTGTGCAGAGAACTCTGATGGCACTAGGAAGCCTGGCAGTGACCAAGAATGATGGCCACTATCGTGGAGATCCCAACTGGTTCATGAA GAAAGCCCAGGAGCACAAGAGGGAATTCACAGATAGCCAGCTCCAGGAAGGCAAGCACGTCATCGGCCTACAGATGGGCAGCAATAGGGGAGCCTCCCAGGCTGGCATGACAGGCTACGGGCGGCCCCGGCAGATCATCAGTTAG
- the SIDT2 gene encoding SID1 transmembrane family member 2 isoform X5, whose protein sequence is MDRPCSESASLLGHPRILAESFPGTSPYEGYSYGSFENGSSSADGAVDSTGSVDVSYSYSGHDQFKRRLPSGQMRQLCIAMDPVGSRPRLDSLSSVEEDDYDTLTDIESDKNVIRTKQYLCVADLARKDKRVLRKKYQIYFWNIATIAVFYALPVVQLVITYQTVVNVTGNQDICYYNFLCAHPLGNLSAFNNILSNLGYILLGLLFLLIILQREINYNRALMRNDLYALECGIPKHFGLFYAMGTALMMEGLLSACYHVCPNYTNFQFDTSFMYMIAGLCMLKLYQKRHPDINASAYSAYACLAVVIFFSVLGVVFGKGNTAFWIVFSVIHIIATLLLSTQLYYMGRWKLDSGIFRRILHVVYTDCIRQCSGPLYVDRMVLLVMGNIINWSLAAYGLIMRPNDFASYLLAIGICNLLLYFAFYIIMKLRSGERIKLIPLLCIICTSVVWGFALFFFFQGLSTWQKTPAESREHNRDCILLNFFDDHDIWHFLSSIAMFGSFLVLLTLDDDLDTVQRDKIYVF, encoded by the exons GTCACCCTCGAATCTTGGCTGAATCCTTCCCTGGCACCTCCCCTTATGAAGGTTACAGTTATGGCTCTTTCG AGAATGGCTCAAGTTCTGCAGATGGAGCAGTAGACAGCACTGGCTCTGTGGATGTCTCCTACAGTTATTCAG GACACGACCAGTTCAAGCGACGTCTCCCCTCTGGCCAGATGCGGCAGCTGTGCATAGCCATGG acCCAGTGGGCAGCCGACCTCGGCTGGATTCCCTGAGCTCGGTGGAGGAGGACGACTATGATACGCTTACTGACATCGAATCCGACAAAAACGTCATCCGCACCAAG CAATACCTGTGTGTAGCAGACCTGGCCCGGAAGGACAAACGGGTTCTACGGAAGAAGTACCAGATTTACTTCTG GAACATTGCCACCATTGCTGTTTTCTATGCCCTCCCAGTGGTGCAGTTGGTGATCACCTACCAGACG GTGGTGAATGTCACAGGAAATCAGGACATCTGCTACTACAACTTCCTCTGCGCTCATCCCCTGGGCAACCTCAG CGCCTTCAACAATATTCTCAGTAACCTGGGTTACATCCTGCTGGGgctgcttttcctcctcatcatcCTTCAACGAGAAATCAATTACAACCGAGCCCTCATGCGAAATGACCTTTATGCCCTG GAATGTGGAATCCCAAAGCACTTTGGGCTTTTCTACGCTATGGGGACAGCCTTGATGATGGAGGGACTGCTCAGTGCCTGCTACCATGTTTGCCCCAACTATACAAATTTTCAGTTTG ACACATCATTCATGTACATGATCGCGGGGCTCTGCATGCTGAAGCTGTATCAGAAGCGGCACCCTGACATCAACGCCAGCGCCTACAGCGCCTACGCCTGCCTTGCTGTTGTCATCTTCTTTTCTGTGCTGGGGGTG GTATTTGGCAAAGGGAACACGGCGTtctggattgttttctcagtcatCCACATCATTGCTACGCTCCTGCTCAGTACTCAGCTCTACTATATGGGTCGTTGGAAGCTGG ATTCTGGGATCTTCCGCCGGATCCTTCATGTGGTCTACACAGACTGCATCCGGCAGTGCAGTGGACCACTGTATGTG GACCGAATGGTGCTACTGGTTATGGGCAACATCATCAACTGGTCACT TGCTGCCTACGGGCTCATCATGCGTCCCAATGATTTTGCTTCCTACTTGCTGGCCATTGGCATCTGCAACCTTCTTCTTTACTTCGCTTTCTATATCATCATGAAG CTCCGGAGTGGGGAGAGGATCAAACTCATCCCCCTCCTCTGCATCATCTGTACCTCGGTGGTCTGGGgctttgcccttttcttcttcttccagggACTCAGTACCTGGCAG AAAACTCCCGCTGAGTCAAGGGAGCACAATCGTGACTGTATCCTGCTCAATTTCTTTGATGACCATGACATCTGGCACTTCCTCTCCTCCATTGCTATGTTTGGGTCCTTCTTG gTGCTGCTGACTCTAGATGATGACTTAGACACGGTACAACGGGACAAGATCTATGTCTTCTAG